From Macrobrachium nipponense isolate FS-2020 chromosome 6, ASM1510439v2, whole genome shotgun sequence, a single genomic window includes:
- the LOC135216171 gene encoding zinc finger protein 710-like isoform X1 produces the protein MSVTPPSSKDHIPRPPKKRPLALFNYTLNNNTDFADDENMQPEDLSMKSSRIHSPSQTFATTPPPRPSTPVYSRIVAPMVSYSTITTPSTPLPLSRPVVTSPAPLTPSATPRSDYGALLGYGGGGLNLSSNRPPVTSSDRVSGTGSSSSSFSFSSNMKEISSGKNHALSSSFASANSSLVSTAGLKLISEVAAACGRPTVLRAPGGNPSTPSTPQTSHPSSIRSAPYAPPTPRDPLRTAMRERGVGMRSWPYHPYLPLGVYGLPSTLHSPAATPSPRTVRDLAHPPPARQRGGSVSPPGETGSSSSESSPEAQQQDGGGSRSSRLTCPDCNRRYATVAGLAKHHQFHCLKDANRSFACKHCDKVYTSLGALKMHIRTHTLPCKCPLCGKAFSRPWLLQGHIRTHTGEKPFQCPQCERCFADRSNLRAHLQTHTDVKKYACRTCPKTFSRMSLLVKHEDHGCPGIRGNQPLSLAPNTPESLSPATSQSSVHNEIRYNVESVA, from the exons ATGTCTGTCACACCGCCTTCGTCCAAGGATCATATCCCTAGACCTCCCAAGAAGAGGCCGTTGGCCCTGTTTAATTACACGCTCAACAATAACACAG ACTTTGCCGACGACGAAAACATGCAACCCGAAGACCTCAGCATGAAAAGCAGCAGAATTCACTCCCCGTCTCAGACTTTTGCAACCACTCCTCCCCCTAGACCGTCGACGCCCGTTTATTCCCGAATTGTGGCCCCCATGGTgtcatacagcactataactaCGCCGTCAACCCCTCTGCCACTGAGCAGACCTGTAGTCACATCTCCAGCTCCTCTGACGCCAAGTGCCACACCCCGTTCAGATTATGGTGCCCTTTTGGGGTATGGAGGGGGAGGCCTCAACCTTTCCAGTAACCGACCTCCAGTGACCAGCAGCGACAGAGTCTCGGGCActgggagcagcagcagcagtttcaGCTTCAGCAGCAACATGAAAGAAATCAGCAGCGGCAAGAACCACGCTCTGAGTAGCAGTTTTGCCAGTGCCAACAGCAGTCTCGTGAGCACCGCTGGGTTAAAGCTTATCAGCGAAGTGGCAGCTGCCTGTGGGAGACCTACGGTTCTAAGAGCCCCGGGGGGCAACCCAAGCACACCCTCGACTCCTCAGACGTCTCACCCAAGTAGCATTCGAAGTGCCCCTTATGCTCCACCCACTCCGAGAGATCCCCTTCGAacggcgatgagagagagaggagtgggcaTGAGGTCGTGGCCCTACCATCCATACCTTCCTCTTGGTGTGTACGGTCTTCCATCAACCCTTCATTCGCCTGCCGCCACCCCTTCGCCGAGAACCGTGAGGGACCTAGCTCATCCCCCTCCTGCAAGACAGAGGGGCGGATCTGTCTCTCCTCCAGGAGAAACGGGTTCGAGCAGCAGTGAGAGCAGCCCCGAAGCCCAGCAACAAGACGGTGGTGGCAGTAGAAGTTCGAGGCTGACCTGCCCTGACTGCAACCGTCGGTATGCCACAGTGGCAGGGTTGGCCAAGCACCACCAGTTCCACTGTCTGAAAGACGCGAACCGCTCGTTCGCCTGCAAGCACTGTGATAAAGTTTACACATCCCTCGGTGCCTTGAAGATGCACATCAGGACCCACACCCTCCCATGCAAGTGCCCCTTGTGTGGGAAGGCCTTTTCACGCCCCTGGTTGCTCCAGGGCCACATAAGAACCCACACCGGTGAGAAGCCTTTCCAGTGCCCCCAGTGTGAGAGGTGCTTTGCTGACAGGAGTAACCTCAGAGCACATTTGCAGACTCACACTGACGTGAAGAAATATGCCTGCAGGACTTGTCCGAAGACGTTTTCCAGGATGTCTTTGCTTGTGAAACACGAGGATCATGGATGCCCCGGGATTAGGGGCAACCAGCCCCTGTCTTTGGCACCTAACACTCCGGAATCGTTATCCCCAGCCACGAGCCAATCCTCTGTTCACAATGAAATTCGCTATAACGTTGAAAGTGTTGCATAA
- the LOC135216171 gene encoding zinc finger protein SNAI2-like isoform X2 → MQPEDLSMKSSRIHSPSQTFATTPPPRPSTPVYSRIVAPMVSYSTITTPSTPLPLSRPVVTSPAPLTPSATPRSDYGALLGYGGGGLNLSSNRPPVTSSDRVSGTGSSSSSFSFSSNMKEISSGKNHALSSSFASANSSLVSTAGLKLISEVAAACGRPTVLRAPGGNPSTPSTPQTSHPSSIRSAPYAPPTPRDPLRTAMRERGVGMRSWPYHPYLPLGVYGLPSTLHSPAATPSPRTVRDLAHPPPARQRGGSVSPPGETGSSSSESSPEAQQQDGGGSRSSRLTCPDCNRRYATVAGLAKHHQFHCLKDANRSFACKHCDKVYTSLGALKMHIRTHTLPCKCPLCGKAFSRPWLLQGHIRTHTGEKPFQCPQCERCFADRSNLRAHLQTHTDVKKYACRTCPKTFSRMSLLVKHEDHGCPGIRGNQPLSLAPNTPESLSPATSQSSVHNEIRYNVESVA, encoded by the coding sequence ATGCAACCCGAAGACCTCAGCATGAAAAGCAGCAGAATTCACTCCCCGTCTCAGACTTTTGCAACCACTCCTCCCCCTAGACCGTCGACGCCCGTTTATTCCCGAATTGTGGCCCCCATGGTgtcatacagcactataactaCGCCGTCAACCCCTCTGCCACTGAGCAGACCTGTAGTCACATCTCCAGCTCCTCTGACGCCAAGTGCCACACCCCGTTCAGATTATGGTGCCCTTTTGGGGTATGGAGGGGGAGGCCTCAACCTTTCCAGTAACCGACCTCCAGTGACCAGCAGCGACAGAGTCTCGGGCActgggagcagcagcagcagtttcaGCTTCAGCAGCAACATGAAAGAAATCAGCAGCGGCAAGAACCACGCTCTGAGTAGCAGTTTTGCCAGTGCCAACAGCAGTCTCGTGAGCACCGCTGGGTTAAAGCTTATCAGCGAAGTGGCAGCTGCCTGTGGGAGACCTACGGTTCTAAGAGCCCCGGGGGGCAACCCAAGCACACCCTCGACTCCTCAGACGTCTCACCCAAGTAGCATTCGAAGTGCCCCTTATGCTCCACCCACTCCGAGAGATCCCCTTCGAacggcgatgagagagagaggagtgggcaTGAGGTCGTGGCCCTACCATCCATACCTTCCTCTTGGTGTGTACGGTCTTCCATCAACCCTTCATTCGCCTGCCGCCACCCCTTCGCCGAGAACCGTGAGGGACCTAGCTCATCCCCCTCCTGCAAGACAGAGGGGCGGATCTGTCTCTCCTCCAGGAGAAACGGGTTCGAGCAGCAGTGAGAGCAGCCCCGAAGCCCAGCAACAAGACGGTGGTGGCAGTAGAAGTTCGAGGCTGACCTGCCCTGACTGCAACCGTCGGTATGCCACAGTGGCAGGGTTGGCCAAGCACCACCAGTTCCACTGTCTGAAAGACGCGAACCGCTCGTTCGCCTGCAAGCACTGTGATAAAGTTTACACATCCCTCGGTGCCTTGAAGATGCACATCAGGACCCACACCCTCCCATGCAAGTGCCCCTTGTGTGGGAAGGCCTTTTCACGCCCCTGGTTGCTCCAGGGCCACATAAGAACCCACACCGGTGAGAAGCCTTTCCAGTGCCCCCAGTGTGAGAGGTGCTTTGCTGACAGGAGTAACCTCAGAGCACATTTGCAGACTCACACTGACGTGAAGAAATATGCCTGCAGGACTTGTCCGAAGACGTTTTCCAGGATGTCTTTGCTTGTGAAACACGAGGATCATGGATGCCCCGGGATTAGGGGCAACCAGCCCCTGTCTTTGGCACCTAACACTCCGGAATCGTTATCCCCAGCCACGAGCCAATCCTCTGTTCACAATGAAATTCGCTATAACGTTGAAAGTGTTGCATAA